The proteins below are encoded in one region of Legionella antarctica:
- a CDS encoding alpha/beta fold hydrolase has protein sequence MKKNSFLGVSEEGFHNIAYTEWGSWSPELPTVICVHGYTRNGRDFDALAHYLGIGGRHIFCPDVVGRGDSSWFKQAHHYNFNQYVADMNALIARTRAQQIDWIGTSMGGIIGMMLASLPHSPVRRLILNDVGPQIPLQGLRKLAKYIGNDPEFKSMEEAKKHFKKNYSEFGKLSEKQWDDFTAHSVEKRAAKVFVAKVDPAIRNPKSTMQIVSDFFHHPQKALEGILYDIDLWSVWSKIRCPVLVIHGVHSELLTPEIIKKMRRTHTQTEVYEIADAGHAPALLEVSDHEIIDSWLNSKKLS, from the coding sequence ATGAAAAAAAATAGTTTTCTTGGTGTGTCTGAAGAGGGGTTTCATAACATTGCTTATACCGAATGGGGAAGTTGGTCTCCTGAACTCCCCACGGTAATATGTGTTCATGGTTACACTCGAAATGGTCGCGACTTTGATGCCTTAGCTCATTATCTTGGGATTGGAGGTCGTCATATTTTTTGCCCTGACGTCGTTGGACGCGGGGATAGTTCTTGGTTTAAACAGGCGCATCATTATAATTTCAATCAATACGTAGCAGATATGAATGCTCTCATTGCAAGAACTCGCGCTCAGCAGATCGATTGGATCGGAACCTCTATGGGTGGCATAATTGGAATGATGTTAGCGTCATTACCACACTCCCCTGTTCGTCGGCTCATACTTAATGATGTTGGACCACAAATTCCACTGCAGGGTCTAAGAAAGCTTGCTAAGTATATAGGGAATGATCCTGAATTTAAAAGTATGGAAGAAGCGAAAAAGCATTTCAAGAAAAATTACAGTGAATTTGGCAAGTTAAGCGAAAAACAATGGGATGATTTTACCGCACATAGTGTTGAGAAACGAGCTGCTAAAGTATTTGTGGCAAAGGTTGATCCTGCCATTAGAAACCCTAAATCGACAATGCAAATTGTATCGGATTTTTTTCATCATCCTCAAAAAGCTCTTGAAGGGATCTTGTATGATATCGATCTTTGGTCTGTCTGGAGTAAAATCCGCTGTCCGGTTTTAGTAATTCATGGCGTTCACTCTGAATTACTGACACCTGAAATCATCAAAAAAATGCGCCGAACTCACACCCAAACTGAAGTATATGAAATCGCAGATGCCGGGCATGCTCCAGCCCTCCTGGAAGTCTCTGATCATGAAATCATTGACAGTTGGTTAAACTCTAAAA